One Solirubrobacter pauli DNA segment encodes these proteins:
- a CDS encoding LmbU family transcriptional regulator, with amino-acid sequence MHADVMTPPRAASLELRSSMTFDEWAGVGERIARIASGAAWALGEWLLFGERRFGARYRSAIEATDLDYQTLRNYAWVARSVDAGRRREELSFQHHAEVASLPGPEQDLWLHRAQMHGWSRNELRRRMRADRHGERVQPATVVRVEVSSDVADRWRRAAEAADQALSEWVRAVTTAAADATLPPPGR; translated from the coding sequence ATGCACGCGGATGTCATGACGCCGCCGCGGGCGGCGAGCCTCGAGCTCCGCTCCTCGATGACGTTCGACGAATGGGCCGGCGTGGGCGAGCGGATCGCCCGCATCGCGAGCGGCGCCGCATGGGCGCTGGGGGAGTGGCTGCTGTTCGGCGAGCGCCGGTTCGGCGCCCGCTACCGCTCCGCGATCGAGGCCACGGACCTCGACTACCAAACCCTGCGCAACTACGCGTGGGTCGCGCGCAGCGTCGACGCCGGCCGCCGGCGCGAGGAGCTGAGCTTCCAGCACCACGCGGAGGTCGCGTCGCTGCCCGGCCCGGAGCAGGACCTGTGGCTGCATCGTGCCCAGATGCACGGCTGGTCGCGCAACGAGCTGCGCCGGCGGATGCGGGCCGACCGGCACGGCGAGCGCGTCCAGCCGGCGACCGTGGTGCGCGTCGAGGTCAGCTCGGACGTCGCCGACCGCTGGCGGCGCGCGGCCGAGGCGGCCGACCAGGCGCTGTCCGAGTGGGTGCGCGCGGTCACCACCGCCGCGGCCGACGCGACGCTGCCGCCGCCCGGCCGCTGA
- a CDS encoding peptidoglycan-binding protein, translating to MATATQVDRLRAGKILNPELVIEEAKREGLRLSLACAILEKESSGGQNVFGHDRGTIFAGAGKVTREKYLDYKRQRDAERGRRRMQGVGPVQLTWWEWQDEADAEGGCWDPRLNMRIGFRNLVKLMRAHGEPDGIRRYNGTGEAAEVYSRDVRARARRWHQTLSGARPPAPEASLRRGDTGHAVLVLTRRLAFVRDAKTRAGYLDRKRTTFDAETELALKRFQRQHGLKGTGVAAAETLRTLDRATRAEKARRKRAPTTKPTPGKPTPKPGLAEVVNHFERRAALSDRAWAELLAHGGRLREVLEREQARPAVPSASSNGAAPDTLADALARIEAKLGVLVTLEQRQNELLTDSPPPVIDVAPAPPPISVGATAASVATAVSAATVAPAPALPRRRALTELDHAELVQRIALLDRMARRARAELIERYEDAEAELVALRLRHPRHPKVPPVRDQRHPPARTNGTVPTRRPVPSAKPEPVPGGAQGGRSVVTRRGDKATLVRRSKIALARYLKAQGDPDLELRKRLRRDARAPGRRTLATGVWEQGVRAAQRVAGQPVDGELDGDLMQLLQPHWPTDSTAKRAVRATPAWRAIPGQLTPNFNLSELACKDRDHTSYVSGLMREQGLSKQEARQRAKGLARRLEHLRKLDGGKRLVINSAFRTKVYNRSVGGEPNSAHTRGFAVDVPPPPGVSLDRHHEHAKQAFECGVGYYAKGRGYFIHCDFDKTLGGRRTWRG from the coding sequence ATGGCGACGGCCACCCAGGTCGACCGGCTGCGCGCCGGCAAGATCCTCAACCCCGAGCTCGTGATCGAGGAGGCCAAGCGTGAAGGGCTGCGGCTCTCGCTCGCCTGCGCGATCCTCGAGAAGGAGAGCTCCGGCGGGCAGAACGTGTTCGGGCACGACCGGGGCACGATCTTCGCGGGCGCCGGCAAGGTGACGCGCGAGAAGTACCTCGACTACAAGCGCCAGCGGGACGCCGAGCGCGGCCGGCGCCGGATGCAGGGCGTCGGTCCCGTGCAGCTGACGTGGTGGGAGTGGCAGGACGAGGCGGACGCCGAGGGCGGATGCTGGGACCCGCGCTTGAACATGCGCATCGGCTTCCGCAACCTCGTCAAGCTGATGCGCGCCCACGGCGAGCCGGACGGCATCCGCCGTTACAACGGCACCGGCGAGGCGGCCGAGGTCTACAGCCGCGACGTGCGCGCCCGCGCCCGCCGCTGGCACCAGACGCTGTCGGGCGCCCGGCCACCCGCGCCGGAGGCGTCCCTGCGGCGCGGGGACACGGGCCACGCCGTCCTCGTCCTCACCCGGAGGCTCGCGTTCGTGCGCGACGCGAAGACCCGCGCGGGCTACCTCGACCGCAAGCGGACCACGTTCGACGCCGAGACCGAGCTCGCGCTCAAGCGCTTCCAACGCCAGCACGGGCTCAAGGGCACCGGCGTGGCGGCCGCGGAGACGCTGCGCACGCTCGACCGCGCCACGCGCGCCGAGAAGGCCCGCCGCAAGCGGGCGCCGACGACCAAGCCGACGCCCGGCAAGCCCACGCCCAAGCCCGGGCTCGCGGAGGTGGTGAACCACTTCGAGCGCCGCGCGGCGCTCTCGGACCGCGCGTGGGCAGAGCTGCTCGCGCACGGCGGGCGGCTGCGTGAGGTGCTCGAGCGAGAGCAGGCGCGGCCGGCGGTGCCGTCGGCATCCTCGAACGGCGCCGCTCCTGACACGCTCGCCGACGCGCTCGCGCGGATCGAGGCCAAGCTCGGCGTCCTGGTGACGCTCGAGCAGCGCCAGAACGAGCTGCTCACCGACAGCCCACCACCGGTGATCGACGTCGCGCCCGCGCCGCCGCCGATCAGCGTCGGCGCCACGGCGGCCTCCGTGGCGACGGCGGTGTCCGCGGCCACCGTCGCCCCCGCGCCGGCGCTTCCCAGACGCCGTGCGCTGACCGAGCTCGACCACGCGGAGCTCGTGCAGCGGATCGCGCTGCTGGACCGGATGGCCCGTCGCGCCCGCGCCGAGCTGATCGAGCGCTACGAGGACGCCGAGGCCGAGCTCGTCGCGCTCCGCCTGCGGCACCCGCGGCACCCGAAGGTCCCGCCGGTGCGCGACCAGCGGCACCCGCCCGCCCGGACGAACGGCACCGTCCCGACCCGCCGGCCGGTGCCGAGCGCCAAGCCGGAGCCGGTGCCGGGCGGCGCGCAGGGCGGCCGGTCCGTCGTGACCCGGCGCGGCGACAAGGCAACGCTCGTACGCCGGTCGAAGATCGCCTTGGCCCGCTACCTGAAGGCGCAGGGCGACCCGGACCTCGAGCTGCGCAAGCGGCTGCGCCGTGACGCCCGCGCCCCCGGGCGCCGCACCCTGGCGACCGGGGTGTGGGAGCAGGGCGTACGCGCCGCGCAGCGGGTCGCCGGGCAGCCGGTCGACGGCGAGCTCGACGGCGACCTCATGCAGCTGCTGCAGCCGCACTGGCCGACCGACAGCACCGCCAAGCGCGCGGTGCGCGCCACGCCGGCGTGGCGCGCGATCCCCGGCCAGCTGACGCCGAACTTCAACCTGAGCGAGCTCGCGTGCAAGGACCGCGACCACACGTCGTACGTCAGCGGGCTGATGCGCGAGCAGGGACTCAGCAAGCAGGAGGCGCGCCAGCGGGCGAAAGGGCTGGCCCGGCGACTGGAGCACCTGCGCAAGCTCGACGGCGGCAAGCGGCTGGTGATCAACTCGGCCTTCCGCACCAAGGTCTACAACCGCTCGGTCGGCGGCGAGCCGAACTCCGCCCACACGCGCGGGTTCGCCGTCGATGTCCCGCCGCCGCCCGGGGTCTCTCTCGACCGCCATCACGAGCACGCCAAGCAGGCGTTCGAGTGCGGCGTCGGCTACTACGCGAAGGGCCGTGGCTACTTCATCCACTGCGACTTCGACAAGACGCTGGGCGGCCGGCGCACCTGGCGCGGTTGA